Below is a genomic region from Vibrio cortegadensis.
CTGATTGCGGGCTGGATTTGGCATCGTAACAGTGTATTAGAAGAGCTTAAGCAAGGTTACCCAGAAATCGAAAGCGGCTTATTCTGGAAAGTATGGCCACTATATGTACGCGTTGTATGTCCGGTACTGATGCTGATGGTCTTCTTTGCATAAAGCGTCCATTTAATCTCAACACTTCTAATGAAAGCCTCGCCATTGCGGGGCTTTTTCGTGTGGTATCTCTGTAAGGAATCGCTATAATCAAGCGCCTATTATAGGAGCGCAGTCATGTTCGACATACTCTTTAGTCATTCCGACTTTGTAATCATTAACAAACACCCTAATGTCAGCGTCCACAAAGATGACGGTGATACCATGTTGCTCCAAGAAGTGGTTAAGGTGACTGGAGACGACAAACTCTATCTTGTCCACCGTCTAGACAAAATGACCTCTGGTATTCTTCTATTAGCAAAACACCACGCGGCCGCAAGTGTGTTATCTCAAGCATTTGCCAATCGCGAAGTGGAAAAATACTACTTAGCGATCGGAGCCAAAAAACCGAAGAAAAAACAGGGGCTGGTAAAAGGGGATATGGAGCGCTCTAGACGATCTTCATGGAAGCTAATGACTACTCAGGTTAACCCTGCAATCACTCAATTCTTATCGCAAGCGGCCCTACCTGGTGAGCGGTTATTCCTTTGTAAGCCGTATACAGGGCGTACCCATCAAATAAGAGTGGCATTAAAATCCGTAGGTTCTGCGATTGTTGGTGACCCTATTTATAATTGTGGTGAGCCATCAGACCGTGGCTATTTACACGCTTTTGCTATTCGTTTCAAATACCAGCAAGAAGAGTTTGAATGCCTTTGCGATCCTAGAGAGCAGATAAACCTTGGAGCCAAGTGGCATGAACAACCGACAAGTAGCAATATAGATGAGTGGCTGACGCCTTGGACGATGAACTGGCCTAAGTTAACGACTAAATGATAAGTAATAGAGATTTTCAGATGCAAACAATCGCACTACCCGTATTTTTTGAACATATAGAGCAACAACTTCATACCGCCCCTGATGAAATCCGACGTATTTTTCATGGGCGAGGGCAGCACTGGGAAGGATTAGAGCAACTCACATGTGATTGGCTACAAGGCCAGATGGTGGTGAATATCTTTAAACCTGTCGAAGACGAATTTTTTAGTGCGTTGAAATCTGGTTTACTTGCTTTAACAAAGAGTGAAATTTGGAATAAAAGAGAAGGTAAGTCGATTCTAATTCAACACCGTTATAGTGACGGTGCTCCATCTGAGGTGATCTTTGGTGAATTAAACGCAAATCCAGTGGTTAATGAAAGCGGTTTAAAATACCAGCTAGATATAGGCAGAAACCAGAACTTTGGTTTGTTTCTAGACATGCGTTTTGGGCGTGACTGGGTAAGAAATAATGCTGAAGAGAAGAAGGTATTAAATTTATTTTCATATACCTGTGGCTTCTCAGTCGCGGCTATTGCTGGTGGTGCAAATAAAGTGGTTAATGTAGATATGGCAAAAGGCTCACTGAATAAAGGACGTGAAAATCACCGAGTAAATGGACATGACACAAGCAAGGTTAGCTTCCTAGGTCATGATATTTTTAAGTCGTGGGGAAAAATAAAAAAGGCAGGGCCATACGAATTAATCGTAATTGATCCACCATCTTTTCAGAAAGGAAGCTTCGCATTAACAAAAGATTATAAAAAAATATTACGACGTTTACCTGAATTATTGACCGAAAATGGCCAAGTTTTAGCTTGTGTTAACTCGCCAGCAGTCAGCCCTGATTTTTTAATTAATTCTATGAAGGAAGAGGCTCCATTAATTAAGTACAGCACTAGGTTGAATAATCCACCGGAGTTTTTGGATATAAATCCAGATAACAGCTTAAAAGCTATGGTTTTTATGCGTAGCTAAGCCCCGCCCTAAAGAAAATAAGGGGCTGTGCGTGTTATTTTTAGCGTATTGTTATTTTTTATCGAAAAGCAAGATGTGCCTTTTTTAAACGGATGATATTAATATGAAGCTCAAATTAATATGGAGTAAAAACTTTATATAAAATCATAATCTTTTTATTATTGATGATTGACTGATTTTTGAACGATTTTTGCGTTTTTTTATTATTTTTGTGATGTGTGATATTAAAAAATCAAGCTTAAACTTAAAAAATCCCTTTTTTTTAAGGGTTTATTGGAGCATTATCAAAGTTTGCTATCATTTTTCGCAGTGCAAATTAATGTTGTAAGTATTGTTTCATAAAAAGAACAGCGGTATCATTTTTTTAGATAAACGTCAGGATGGTGTCCTGTATAATTTAAATAAAATGGAGCTACACAAATGCTTACCAAACTTTTTGTTAAATCAACTCTTGCGCTTGAAGAATTTAAAAAAGACCAACGTGGTGTAACTGCAATCGAATATGCAATCATCGGTGTTGCAGTTTCTGCAATCGTACTTGCGTTATTTAACGGTAATTTAAAAGATGCTCTTACTAATGCTATGTCATCTATAACACAGAACATTAAAGATGCTGATACTGGTGTGAAAATTTAAATCGTAGTGCCAATGACTAGTTTATGGTGGTTATTATTAACCACCATATCTTTATTTGTCTGCTATCAAGATATAACTAAACGAACGATTTCTAACCGTGTCGTTTTTTTAGTTATGTCACTTTGTAGCATTTTATATTTTCAACATAGTGTTTTTGAATCTGTACTTTATGCAGTCGGAATTTTATTCGTTGGTTTTGTACTCTTTAACTTGAATATTATTGCCGCGGGCGATGTAAAATTGTTGTCGGCATTTTCTTTAGCCATTACCCCCCAATACCTGCCTTTAACACTTTTTATTATCACTTTATTAGGCAGTCTATTAGGTGTGGCTTACTACCTCTACGCGAAATGCTCGGATTACAAAAAAATAATGGGAAATGGGCTGCCTTATGGTGTGCCTATTTGCCTTGGTTGCTTGTTTGGAATAGCGGCATCCCTTTAAAGGAAATGAAGTGAAAAATAAAATTATTATTATCATTGCTGCGGTAGCTATTTTAATCGGTTTGTTTGGGTTAGCGGGCAGTTTGTCTACACCTGAACCTGACACCGTTCAGGTTGAAGTAGTACCAGAAATCAAAATTAAAATTTGGCGTCTAAAGAATGACGTTGAACTGGGGCAAAAAGTACAACGTAACGATTTTTCAATTGAGTTCATGCCAGAGAGTGAAGCCCATACTTACGGAATTGCTGAAGATGTAGAGCTGAATTTTGAAGCTGGTTCCGTATATAACTCAGCGCGTAAAGCTCATAGTCTTACTGACCAAAACTGGATTGTTCAACCGAATGACGATGGTTATGTTGAACTCATTATTCAACCGCAGCGAGTGCCATACGCAATAAGTGTCGATCCTAAATCGGTTGTGGGCGGAGTTATTACAAATGGTACCGTGGTTGATATTCTTGCACTTTCTATACCCGGTTCTACTGCCTCTGTTGAGGTAGGTGCTGCACAAAGTGCTCGAACAAGAACCATTTCAATCACCCCCATATTAATAGCCGTCAAAGTTCTGCAGGTGAAAAAGACAGTAGTGGAAGCTACGCGTAATGCGGTTACTCAAACTGAGGTGGATTTAATTCTAGAATTGACACGAAAGCAAGTCGCTAAACTAACGATTGCGAAGAGAATTTCAGAATTAGAGGTACACAAATCAATTGGAAAATATAAACCATCAGATCTACAAGCTGATGCTGGTGACGTACTAGCTGATTTCAAATCGATTACCGAATTTCGAGCAAGTGAAGCACAAATTAAATAGGGCGAAGGAATGTTAAGCATACTAAGAACAATTATTATCTCTGGGTTGGTTATGGTTTTTTCGGCCCCCAGTTTTGCTCAAAGAATCCTGAATTTGGCGGAAGGTGATGCAAATACAATTAAAGTAAACCAAGACATAGCATCTGTATTTATCTCTGACCCTAAAATTGCCGACTATCAAGTTATCGATAAAAGAAAAGTAGTGGTTTTCGGAAAAAAATTGGGTAGCACTTCTCTACTAATTTTCAATGAAGAGGGAGATACTCTCGCAGCTCGTAAGCTAGTGATCAATCAGAGCTTGGTCCATATCCAACAACAAATTCAGTTGAAGTATCCGAATGCCGAAGTCACTATTTATAATTTAGGTGAGCAGGTTGTTTTAAGTGGTGTCGTTGCCACTGAGCAAGAGAAAGATGAAATCAACACCATTGTTGGCGAACTGATGGGTAAGAAATCAGAAGATTACCAAGTTAAATGGGATCTTGGTGAAAATGAGTATGAAATGGAGTTTATGAAAAGACGCCATTTTGAAGGTATTGTTAATAACATTGAAGTGGCGTCGACTAAACAAGTCAATGTGAAGCTTTCGATTGCAGAGGTGTCACAAACATTTTTAGAAGAAGTTGGCGTTCAATATGGCAGCAGTGGTCAATCATCAGGAATTTTTGTTGATCAGCTTACGAAATTTAGTGCTTCCGATATTATATCGGTGATTACGGCAATTGGTGACGATACAGTCGGACAAATTTTAGCTGAACCGAACTTATCCGTAATTTCAGGAGAGAGTGCAAGCTTCCTTGTTGGTGGCGAACTGCCTGTGGTTACCATCATTGATGGTGGAACAAACGTTCTATACAAAGAGTTTGGTGTACGTTTAGAGTTAATGGCCAAAGTATTGAATGACGACAAAATTAAATTGTCACTGATGCCTGAAGTGAGCTCATTAGATACACAATATGCCAATGAAACCTATAATTTGCCAGCACTTAAAACTCGTAGAGCTCGAACGACGGTAGAGCTCGGTGATGGTCAAAGTTTTGTTCTTGGTGGATTGTTAAACACAGAAGATAAAGAGACGTTAAAAAGAATTCCATATGTCGCTGATGTGCCAATTCTAGGAGCACTTTTCCGTAATACCGGTACAGAACGTAAAAAAACTGAACTGATAATAGTCGCAACGGTTAATCTAGTTCAGCCTATTCATCCCTCTCAAATCCAGTTACCAACGATGAGAAAATCAACGACGTTACAACGCTTTTTTGCTGTCGAGAAAAAATACACCAAAGCCAGTGATAAATGGGCTGAAGAAGTGCTAGCTACTGGAGGATTTAAAAAGTGATTAAGCAATATATGGTAATTCTTATAGCAACTCTTGTACTTAGTGGCTGCGCAGAGCATGTAGCTGAAAGAACGGGTACTCAAATTGATGTGGTTCCCGTTACTTATTCGCTAGCGTTGAAAATTAAACCTCAACAGCATAAAGCGGCACAAGCCGAGTTGGATGAATTTATTACTGACAATTGGAAATTGATTGTTGATCAAGAAGTCACTCTGATGTGGCGAACGAAACTAGGTCAAAAATGGGCGAAAAAAACAAGAACGTTATTAATCAAGAATGGCGTAGATGAAAAACAGATCGCAGTAACACAAGCGAATGCTGGTTTTGGTGAACGTTTCGATTTTGAGATTAAAACACGCGTCCACAAAGCCATCGTGTCTATCTGTGATTATGCCGCAGTTGGTCATCATGGCGAAACAAATGATGGTTGCTATTCGGATAACGCGCGTTGGCAATCCATGGTCAACCCTGAAAATATGCTTAACCAGTCTCTTAATGCTGAAAACGTAAATAAGTGATCTCTGTATGTTAGATTTAGTTGATCTATTAAAAAACAATGAACAAAGCACGGCGCAAGAAGAGAAACTGACCTCTGTTCTTTTTCATCAAAGTGAAGAGTGTAAAGAGTTAGTTGAAGAAGCATTTCGCTTTGAAGGCATCGTAACACCCGCGATTCTTCAAAATAGTGATGACACGATTCGTAAACATGTTCGTGAATCGACGATAGAAATCGTACTGGTTGAGCTGAATATGAGTAGTGATGTTACTGCTGATATGAAGAGGATCAGTCATTTACTTCCTAACCATGCTTCAGTAATTGTTATTGGTAGTGAAGATGCAATCTCCACGATCCGAAACTTGAAAGAGATGGGCTTCTATTATTTATTCTGGCCAGTGTCGAAGCAAGAGCTAATTGACTTCGTTAGAAACGTTAACGACAACCGAACGCGTAATAGCGGATTAGGGCAGAACCGTACAGCAAAAAGAATTGCGATTTGGGGGGCGAAAGGCGGTGTGGGTGCCACTTTTTTAGCTTGTGAAATTGCATTTGAACTTTCCGCTAAAAAAATAGCTCATGTTTGCTGATCGATCATAACTATTCTGGCGGAAATCTAGATATATTTCTTGGTTTGAGTCAGTTTGAAAAGCGTCCAGTCACCCCTGGCTCAATGTCATCCAGTCTTGATCTCTCTTATGCGACAAGCATGACTAAAAAAGTCAATAACATGCTATCGGTACTTGCTATTGATTCCGATGAGCTTATTGAAGCAGAGCTAAAAGAGTATTCAAGAACCCTTTCTAAAGAGCTTGCCGTTCAAAACAATTTTATTCTTGAAGACCTTTCGAGCTCAGCTAATAGCCGTGGTGACCTCAAATATTTGGCTACAGCCTGTGATGTTTTGGTTTTGACTTTAGAGCCAACAGTATCGAGTTTAAGAGATGCTGCTAGAGTGATTAGTGACCTTGATAAACACAGGGCAACCGTGCGCTGTATTGTTGTATTGAACTACACCATGCCTGAAAAGTCTGCAACGGTATCAACAGAAGAAATTGAGAAGTATTTGAGACAAGCGATTGATATCGTGTGCCCATTTGAGCCTAAACTTGGTGCAATGGTTTTAGAAGGCAAGCACTTATATCAACAAAACTACCCAATTAGTCAGAGTCTGAATCGTTTGACATCACTATTGCTTGGACAGAACGCCCCTAAAAGTAAGAAGAATATCTTTCAACGCTTGGCTAGGAAAAGATAACTATGGATCAGTCAAAATCCGTTTATGTAACGATTCGACAACAGATATTTGAAGCATTAGAAGCCGAAGCTGTAAATAGTCTTTCCAAAGATCAATTAAGCAAGCAACTCTCAAGTGCTGTCGATCTGCTTATAGAGAGGCAAGGGCTATCTGTTGCAAGTGTCGTGCGCAACGATTTTGTAAAAAGCTTAGTCGATGAGCTACATGGTTTGGGGCCTCTTCAAACGTTAATGGATGATGAATCAATTAGCGATATCATGATTAACGGTTGTGATCATGTTTTTATTGAACGTAATGGTTTGGTCGAAAAAGCATCGGTTAATTTCATCGATGAAAATCAACTTGTGCAAATTGCAAAACGTATTGCAAGCCGTGTTGGACGCCGTGTAGATGATTCAAGCCCAACTTGTGATGCCCGTTTACAAGATGGAAGTCGTGTCAATATTGTCATTCCCCCAATTGCAATAGACGGTACGTCCATATCCATTCGAAAATTCAAAAAGCACAGTATTGGCTTAACTGAGCTCGCTGAATTTGGCGCAATGAGCCCTGAAATGACAAGGTTACTTATGATAGCGGCGCGCTGTCGTTTAAATATTCTTATTTCAGGAGGCACAGGTTCGGGTAAAACGACGATGCTAAACGCATTATCGCAGTATATTTCAGAAAAAGAGCGAATCGTAACGATAGAAGATGCTGCTGAATTGAAGTTACAGCAACCACACGTTGTGAGGCTTGAGACACGAACTTCAGGAATTGAGGGTACGGGTGCTATTGACCAGCGAGATCTTGTAATCAATTCACTACGGATGAGACCAGACAGGATTATCGTAGGTGAGTGTCGTGGCGGTGAAGCATTTGAAATGCTTCAAGCGATGAACACAGGGCATGATGGTTCGATGTCTACACTGCACGCTAATACACCAAGAGATGCGCTTGCTCGTGTTGAAGCGATGGTGATGATGGCGACTAATAATTTACCACTTGAAGCTATTCGCAGAACGATTGTCAGTGCTGTAGATATTGTTATTCAAATCAGTCGCTTGCATGATGGTAGCCGTAAAGTTATGAGTATCTCTGAAGTTGTTGGTTTAGAAGGCAGCAATGTTGTTCTAGAAGAAATATTTAGATTTCAGCCGCTGCCTATGCAAGGTGATGATGGCAAAGTTAAAGGTAACTTTGTTACAGCAGGCTTAATGCAGCGTTCAGTTTTAGTGGAAAAAGCTCGATTCTTCGGCTTAGAGCAACAGTTAAACTCAGCGTTTAAAGTGGGTGAAGCGGTATGATCTATTGGCTAGCTCTAATAATTGGTGCGGTGCTACTACTTATCGTTTTTGTGCCACGATCAAAAAAAAGCAATAGCTACTTAGAAGAGATCAATAGAACAGTTTTTATTGATTCTATGGATGAAGATAAACAAGCCGTTAACTTGAATAGCTTATCTGCAGAAACCTTAAAGCAGCGAGTGATAAGAATTAGCGTCAATACGCGCAGACAATTAGGTGCTTTGCCTGAAGCAAAAGTACTCCTATTTGCATGTTTGCTTGTTGCATTAGGGTCGTATCTTAATAACCAATACTTCAGAATTAATTGGTTATTGGTCGTGATTATAGTGGAGTGCCTAGGCTTTGTTGCTGGTTACCTTTGGCTACAAAAGCGTGAAAAAGAGCAGTTTGAAGAATCTTTCCCTGATGCGCTTAACATGCTTGCTAGTGCGGTAAGTGCTGGTGAAAGTATTATGCATGCGATCATTTTTGTTGGGAAGTCTCTTGATTCAGAAGTCGGGAGAGAGTTTAAAAAAATGGGGGAGCGCCTGCAAGTTGGTGAATCTCCTGATGAAGTGTTTCGTAAATCTTGCGTAAGGTTTCCATACTCATCTTTTCAGTTTTTTGTTATTACTTTGCGTGCAAATATGCAAAGAGGCGGCCAATTAAAAGAGGTTATAGGTCGTTTAAACCGTTTAATGTTTAATGCTAGAGCGGTAGAAAAAAAGAAATATGCTCTCACGTCTGAAGCTCGTACATCCGCTAAAATTGTGGGGGCAATACCGTTTGTCTTTCTTTTTATGTTGCAATATCTGAGTCCTGATAACTATGAATTTGTGATGTTTAACCCATCCGGTAAGGTGATTCTTTA
It encodes:
- a CDS encoding Flp family type IVb pilin, with translation MLTKLFVKSTLALEEFKKDQRGVTAIEYAIIGVAVSAIVLALFNGNLKDALTNAMSSITQNIKDADTGVKI
- a CDS encoding CpaF family protein, translating into MDQSKSVYVTIRQQIFEALEAEAVNSLSKDQLSKQLSSAVDLLIERQGLSVASVVRNDFVKSLVDELHGLGPLQTLMDDESISDIMINGCDHVFIERNGLVEKASVNFIDENQLVQIAKRIASRVGRRVDDSSPTCDARLQDGSRVNIVIPPIAIDGTSISIRKFKKHSIGLTELAEFGAMSPEMTRLLMIAARCRLNILISGGTGSGKTTMLNALSQYISEKERIVTIEDAAELKLQQPHVVRLETRTSGIEGTGAIDQRDLVINSLRMRPDRIIVGECRGGEAFEMLQAMNTGHDGSMSTLHANTPRDALARVEAMVMMATNNLPLEAIRRTIVSAVDIVIQISRLHDGSRKVMSISEVVGLEGSNVVLEEIFRFQPLPMQGDDGKVKGNFVTAGLMQRSVLVEKARFFGLEQQLNSAFKVGEAV
- a CDS encoding AAA family ATPase codes for the protein MLIDHNYSGGNLDIFLGLSQFEKRPVTPGSMSSSLDLSYATSMTKKVNNMLSVLAIDSDELIEAELKEYSRTLSKELAVQNNFILEDLSSSANSRGDLKYLATACDVLVLTLEPTVSSLRDAARVISDLDKHRATVRCIVVLNYTMPEKSATVSTEEIEKYLRQAIDIVCPFEPKLGAMVLEGKHLYQQNYPISQSLNRLTSLLLGQNAPKSKKNIFQRLARKR
- a CDS encoding type II and III secretion system protein family protein, with product MLSILRTIIISGLVMVFSAPSFAQRILNLAEGDANTIKVNQDIASVFISDPKIADYQVIDKRKVVVFGKKLGSTSLLIFNEEGDTLAARKLVINQSLVHIQQQIQLKYPNAEVTIYNLGEQVVLSGVVATEQEKDEINTIVGELMGKKSEDYQVKWDLGENEYEMEFMKRRHFEGIVNNIEVASTKQVNVKLSIAEVSQTFLEEVGVQYGSSGQSSGIFVDQLTKFSASDIISVITAIGDDTVGQILAEPNLSVISGESASFLVGGELPVVTIIDGGTNVLYKEFGVRLELMAKVLNDDKIKLSLMPEVSSLDTQYANETYNLPALKTRRARTTVELGDGQSFVLGGLLNTEDKETLKRIPYVADVPILGALFRNTGTERKKTELIIVATVNLVQPIHPSQIQLPTMRKSTTLQRFFAVEKKYTKASDKWAEEVLATGGFKK
- a CDS encoding response regulator; protein product: MLDLVDLLKNNEQSTAQEEKLTSVLFHQSEECKELVEEAFRFEGIVTPAILQNSDDTIRKHVRESTIEIVLVELNMSSDVTADMKRISHLLPNHASVIVIGSEDAISTIRNLKEMGFYYLFWPVSKQELIDFVRNVNDNRTRNSGLGQNRTAKRIAIWGAKGGVGATFLACEIAFELSAKKIAHVC
- a CDS encoding class I SAM-dependent methyltransferase produces the protein MQTIALPVFFEHIEQQLHTAPDEIRRIFHGRGQHWEGLEQLTCDWLQGQMVVNIFKPVEDEFFSALKSGLLALTKSEIWNKREGKSILIQHRYSDGAPSEVIFGELNANPVVNESGLKYQLDIGRNQNFGLFLDMRFGRDWVRNNAEEKKVLNLFSYTCGFSVAAIAGGANKVVNVDMAKGSLNKGRENHRVNGHDTSKVSFLGHDIFKSWGKIKKAGPYELIVIDPPSFQKGSFALTKDYKKILRRLPELLTENGQVLACVNSPAVSPDFLINSMKEEAPLIKYSTRLNNPPEFLDINPDNSLKAMVFMRS
- a CDS encoding A24 family peptidase; this encodes MTSLWWLLLTTISLFVCYQDITKRTISNRVVFLVMSLCSILYFQHSVFESVLYAVGILFVGFVLFNLNIIAAGDVKLLSAFSLAITPQYLPLTLFIITLLGSLLGVAYYLYAKCSDYKKIMGNGLPYGVPICLGCLFGIAASL
- a CDS encoding TIGR01621 family pseudouridine synthase yields the protein MFDILFSHSDFVIINKHPNVSVHKDDGDTMLLQEVVKVTGDDKLYLVHRLDKMTSGILLLAKHHAAASVLSQAFANREVEKYYLAIGAKKPKKKQGLVKGDMERSRRSSWKLMTTQVNPAITQFLSQAALPGERLFLCKPYTGRTHQIRVALKSVGSAIVGDPIYNCGEPSDRGYLHAFAIRFKYQQEEFECLCDPREQINLGAKWHEQPTSSNIDEWLTPWTMNWPKLTTK
- a CDS encoding type II secretion system F family protein, whose protein sequence is MIYWLALIIGAVLLLIVFVPRSKKSNSYLEEINRTVFIDSMDEDKQAVNLNSLSAETLKQRVIRISVNTRRQLGALPEAKVLLFACLLVALGSYLNNQYFRINWLLVVIIVECLGFVAGYLWLQKREKEQFEESFPDALNMLASAVSAGESIMHAIIFVGKSLDSEVGREFKKMGERLQVGESPDEVFRKSCVRFPYSSFQFFVITLRANMQRGGQLKEVIGRLNRLMFNARAVEKKKYALTSEARTSAKIVGAIPFVFLFMLQYLSPDNYEFVMFNPSGKVILYYVLISEFIGISIIWLLMKGVR
- the cpaB gene encoding Flp pilus assembly protein CpaB — encoded protein: MKNKIIIIIAAVAILIGLFGLAGSLSTPEPDTVQVEVVPEIKIKIWRLKNDVELGQKVQRNDFSIEFMPESEAHTYGIAEDVELNFEAGSVYNSARKAHSLTDQNWIVQPNDDGYVELIIQPQRVPYAISVDPKSVVGGVITNGTVVDILALSIPGSTASVEVGAAQSARTRTISITPILIAVKVLQVKKTVVEATRNAVTQTEVDLILELTRKQVAKLTIAKRISELEVHKSIGKYKPSDLQADAGDVLADFKSITEFRASEAQIK